A stretch of Candidatus Brocadiaceae bacterium DNA encodes these proteins:
- a CDS encoding SGNH/GDSL hydrolase family protein produces the protein VRAVNPEADFILVASMPGNAEWSGIRPDKFAEFRQILAERAGPGVALADVTGLWEELLKTKRYHDLTGNGVNHPNDFGHRLYAQTILALLIEDYGAE, from the coding sequence CCGTCCGGGCCGTCAATCCCGAGGCCGACTTCATCCTCGTCGCCTCCATGCCGGGCAACGCCGAGTGGTCGGGCATCCGGCCGGACAAGTTCGCGGAGTTTCGTCAGATACTCGCCGAACGCGCCGGGCCGGGCGTCGCCCTGGCCGACGTGACGGGCCTGTGGGAGGAACTGCTCAAGACGAAGCGCTACCACGACCTGACCGGCAACGGCGTCAACCACCCCAACGACTTCGGCCATCGCCTCTACGCCCAAACGATCCTCGCCCTGCTCATCGAGGACTACGGCGCCGAGTAG